The sequence ACAAGACAAGTTCCTCAGCACCGTGCAGCTGTTGTTATGATTATAAAGCAAATCCTGTCGCTTTCACTGCCTGACCCCAAACAGTCTTTGTGTTACACACTAAACTGATGTCAGCAAATAAAACTTAcatctacatttacatttcttttactCAACAagaagatatatatttttaaaaaaaacccaaacgTGATGACAGGCACGCAGATAATGTCATGATATTTAAGACAAAGCTCTGAGAAAATGGTTTCAATACAACTCCACCATTTTTCCTGAacagcaaaatgtacttttctCACTTTTCGTAGCAGAGGAAGCTATAAAATGGCTGAGGACACTGTGCTAAAAATAGCTTAATGTTTCCTCATACTAACAATAAGAAATGTTCCTGCGTTCAGTCTCCAGACTGGCAATATGTGCCCCAGCCCTTTGACAGAGCTCTGCGTTTCCTCTGCAAGGAATAAACTGCACCCACATTTGGATTTTGTAACGCACTAGAAGTTCCTCTTAAAAATCAACATACAGTCTGCAGAACATGTCCCAGTATCAGTCTATTTAATGAATTGTCACAtaacaacttttattttttcctcttttatgaTGCAGGAGTTTGGCCTATAATAATCTGGAGACTCTGCCCAAAGATTTATTCAAGGGTCTTGAGGCCTTAACAAAACTGTAAGTATGAATTTAAATCCCACATTACCTGGAAACAAATAGAGAAACTGGATAGTtgctacatgtacagtataatgcaTGCAGTGGTAGACAATGAGCTTTCTGTACAATCTCCTATAAACAGAACATTGTATCATTCCACAAGGCTTGAAAAACGTGTGGGCAGCTGGTGCTTTTAACACCATTAAAATTACATGCAGCAGCGAGGAAGAGAGATAGTTCACAATCTATCACCTACTGAACATGTTCAGTTCTCCCTTATAATCCCTCTTGATATTAATGAGAGCACAGAATGAAGCTGTGGTGGGCCAGAGAGCAAATCCACCAGTCACACTGCAGTGActgggttttttaaaaaaccaaaTCCATTCACAAAGCTGAGAACACTCCTGTTAGCGCTTGAGGGGATTGGAGGTTAgtctggtgttttgtttttttctctcccttcagAGACTTGCGGGGGAACCAGTTTATCTGTGACTGTAAGCTGAAGTGGCTGGTGGAGTGGATATACAGCACCAATGCCACAGTGGATCAGATTTACTGTAAAGGCCCAGCTTCACAGCTGGACAAGAAGATCAATGATCTGGCACCACAGTCGTTCGACTGTATCACCACAGGTAGAGTGCAGAAAATGCTGGCGTGTGAAATTTATccttatttctttatttagttTCCCCTGGCTGGTTAATCTTACTAagtgtcttttcttttctgtcaaagAGTTTGCTTCTTACCAATCCCTGAAGTTTGAATCCATATCAGTGGAAGCGTTTTCTTTCGGGGATGACCAGTATGTAGTGTTTGCTCAGCCCTTCACTGGGAAATGCAGCTTTCTAGAGTGGGATCATGTGGAAATGGTCTTCAGAAACTTTGACGATATTGACAGTAAGTATAAGTAATGTCAGGTATACTGTGTCGTGGTTTTAGGAGTAAGCAGTGGTGATATTAAAAAGGGaaccactagatggagacaaGTATCTGAGACAAAGTGAGGCTGAattgtttttattcctttttatttttcaccagGTGCATCTACAGTAATTTGTAAACCTCTGGTCATTGACAACCAGCTCTTTATCATTGTGGCTCAGCTGTTTGGTGGCTCACACATCTACAAGCGTGACATCTCAGCCAACAAGTTCATCAAACTTCAAGGCATTGACATTGTCAAAATCCGCAAACCAAATGATGTGGAGACTTTCCGCATTGACGGGGAAACCTTCTTTATCATAGCAGACAGCTCCAAGGCTGGGTCCACCACTATCTACAAGTGGAATGGTAATGGGTTCTACTCTCACCAGTCGCTCCACCCTTGGTACCGGGACACCGATGTGGAGTACATGGAGATTTCCTCCAAACCTCATCTGATCCTGTCCAGCAGCTCTCAGAGGCCGGTCATCTACCAGTGGAACAAAAACTCCAAGGCGTTTGACAGACGCACTGATATCCCAGAGATGGAGGACGTCTACTCCGTGAAGCATTTCCAGGTCAAATCCGACCTCTATATCTGCCTGACTCGTTTCATTGGTGACTCCAAAGTGATGCGCTGGGACGGGGCCCTCTTTAGAGAATTGCAGACCATGCCCTCTCGTGGCTCTATGGTGTTCCAGCCcttctctgtgggcagctggCAGTATGCCATCCTGGGCAGTGATTACTCTTTCACACAGGTGTACCGCTGGGATGCCAAGAAGGGCGAGTTTGTCCATTTCCAGGAGCTGAACATCCAGGCGCCGAGGGCCTTCTCTCCAGTCTCCATAGACAACCGACAGTTCTTGCTGGCCTCCAGTTTCAAAGGGAAAACTCAGATCTATGAGCACCTGGTCATCGATTTGAGCAATTGACCGATTGTATTTTTTGGCTGATTGAGCGTTTGGTcgattattttatttttttgtggttAAAGAAGCCTGTCGCAGAAAATACAGTGCTGAAAAACATTGAAAGTGATCATCATAAGTTCCTAACTTGAGAAAGGCATTGAAATCACTACatggtaaatgtaaatttatttgGCTGAGATGATGAGGTCAGTGCACATACACATCTCAAGTTAGGTTTAGACTCAAAATATCATCAGCACATTGATGCATGACCAGGCCTCACACAGCCCATCCCATCCTGATGAATGCAGCATCTGTGCTCATTAATCCATTGACTCTAGCACTGGCCACTAGGTTACCTTTCTGTGTTCAATCATTTATGTGACTCAATGTTTATACATTTGTAATCTCATATATTTATCTACAGAAGGTAATAATGAAGTGGTTCTATTTAGTCTATTAACATGTCTAAGTGAACAAATCtgccaaaatgaaatgtttacatttttctctttccacttATATGCTTAAAGATTTGTAAATCAAGCTTTTGTAAGTTTAAGAGGGACCACGTCAGCTGGATACATATTTGTTAAGGAGAACGActtaaaattatgtttataatttggaaaataacagaaatgtgtgATAATTTATCTGTACATCCTTGCAACTAACATTTGTATCATTAATggtttatataatatttaaagtattgaaaatgcagtttttcaaaagaaatacagaaaacactTTGGGCACACATGGAactattttcacacattttaaaaaggtactgaaatgaaaaaccAAGTATATTATTCATGATACTTAACCTTTGACTAACATGTATACAAAATACATCCACTGTGTCATGATTAGGATTAAGTTATTGACTAATATGATATTTAGAATCAATAAAGGTTTACATCATTAACTGTTCCCATCTGAGCTCCCTGCTGGCACTGTATAGCATGACACCCGGGCCTCAAAGTGAAactacacacactaacacatctACTTCACTCGAGGAGACCAAGTTAGTCGCCTAATTACGATACAGACGtgacaaattaaatgaaataaatacaaacaaataaaatcctttttattttctccaacAAAGTGCACGCCTCAATTCTACAAAGCAGCACATTACAATGTAAtggaataaatacaataaaatccgctgaatttaaaaaaaaaaaaaaaagaaacacaagcaaGGAGATACACAAGTACCTGCACAATCACACTGGAGGCAGGACTAAATCGGACTCTTTGGAAAGACTCCACAAGACAAACTGCATTTTTCATGCATCTTTCATGCATCTCTGGCCGAAGACACCCTGCCCAAAGCTTTCCAAAGTAAACCAATTTaaaacctgctttttttttgtaattgaggACTACCaaactaacatgaaagaaaTACAGGTGCATACTCTCATATTCATACACATCACCCTGGAAAACTTGTGCAATTGCAGCAGGGTCTCCAAATCACCTACCTACTgctgagagaaaataaagtgaacACTTTTCAGTTTTAACTGAAGTTACTACTCAAGTCAATATGGTGCaactgaatgttttcttttttttaacataggCAAAGAAAATAGAACATAAAAGGCAAGGGAACACATCCCTCAAtattacacaaaataatttagtgctctttaaataaaatttaaaacactgttttcaaatgGTGGCtcttaaaaaaagaattaaaaaaactCACAGACCGAAAGGATAATGTTCTAAGAGACATCAATTATATTAGGAAACTCAAATTCCATGAAAAAAGACAGTATTGACAATAAAATCCTGTACAGAACTCAAAATCAATATACAATACAGTACCTGCAGATGTTATGCATACAGTACGATTCTCTTTTTACATAGTTTTAGTATGGGCTCCAGCCTGATCTATATACTGACTTAACACAGGTGGAAAAGCAGCTGCTTTAGCTTTCAGTAACTTTAATGGTTATTTAGCAAGGAGAGTAAATCTTGTAGTAGGCGTTTAGAAAAGAGATTGAAAACATTATTGCAGGATGGTCATCGTCAGTTGCATACTGCATGTGTTATATGAATGTGTCCCATTACAAGGAGCAGCGGGCtgatgagagagagacagagggctGGAcggatgaaaaaaaaaaaaggagggcGGGGGTTAGCTGTTTTTGCTATCTCTCCATCACAGAGGTTACACCTTGTGATATCGCTATGATCCACTACCCTGTACAGTACATTCGTGGCCAGTATTGCACGTTACCAGCCGAATCCACCCTGATTCTGCGTGGTGAGGACCATCAGTGCTGAATTTTGTCCTGTAAGTCAACACTAATCCAGTGATGAGATGAGACTGTAACCAGAGCTCACCAAAGACTGACTGGGACTCCATCTGCTGTCACAGTTTGAGCTCGTTGGCAATTTTGCAGGCGATATTCTTAAAGGCGATGGACGTGCCCGATATCCTCTTGAAACGCACGCCATTGAGTGAAAGGCGGGGCAGCTTGCACACCTCCATCTCCCATTGGACCAGATTATCCTGGCGAGCATCGCCATGGACACAGAAAAGCAGGAAGCGTTCACGTTGCTCATAATCACAGCTGTTGGCGTCCAGAACCTTTCGGATCTCCCTCATCATCTCAGCAGGTTCCATGGAGGACGTGGTCTTCATGCTCCAGGTGAAACGCAGCGAGCGAGGCTTAGAGTCCCGACCACCATCCTCCTTAGTATCACCGGATGCACTCCtacagcaagagaaaaagacgacagagagagcagagagaaggaaagacgGAGAGAGACGTtgaaggaggcagaggatgGTTACCGGTTCTCTGTGAAATCTTTGTCTCAATCAAATTCTCACCTTGGGGTTTCTGTCCTGGCACTGGCCTCTCCCTCACTAGGCACCCTGAAATAAACCAGAAATACACTGTTACTCCCATGAGTTGACGTCAATATGTGTTCCCCCACCCACTAACCAACACCACCCCCATCATGACTGGACACAGAGAGGGCTGTCAGGCATGCCAGGATAGAATCCATACTCCTGGGTGGCAGGGTTCAGCACACAATGGAGGTGACTGTGATTTACTGAGGCACATAATATCGTTGCTCCTTCACAATAACCAAATGCATCCTATGTCTACTGTATGCTACCTTTCCTTAATCCCCACTGATCTTACAGGAGGGGAAAAGTGGTGCTAAACCTTTGATCCGGCCTCCATAATTTGCCTGATCTTTTCTCTTCAGCTCAGCAGGAAGATGGGGGAGAGTAAGGAGAGGAAAGCCAGGAATTTGAGAAGCAGATATCGTGGCTTAGTACAGGGAAAGCTGGTGAGCCGTGAGGTCTGTTCTCAAGACAGTGGACACAAGGGAAGGAAATACACGGCATAACATAGGTGTCAGTAGGCAAGGATGTGGTGTAGTGGGCAAGTACATAAGGGGTTAAGGAAACACGGGCCAAGGTCATAGTGGGCACAGAGacgttattattattattaatattatttgtttGGGGGCACAGGTGCAGCAAGCGTGTTCTCCTACCTCCGGGTCGACCTGAAAGACAGAGCTCTATGcagggagaaaaggagagagagcgTGAGCCTCTACCAGGTGGGCCAGAATGAAGGTGACACAAGGAGCTTACTGCTGTATGGATGAGGAAGCTCTATCCCTTGCTTGTCATATTGACAGGATAGGGTAACAGCTGAATGTTTAATAAGCACTAAGGGCTGAGTGCAGACAGTAGCCTAGCTGTTTTAAAGAGGGAGGGATggttgtgttttccttttttcactgCTGAAAAAAGTTTGCATTAAGTAATTTGAACATGCTGCATCAAGTATTCcttcat is a genomic window of Mastacembelus armatus chromosome 15, fMasArm1.2, whole genome shotgun sequence containing:
- the LOC113132181 gene encoding leucine-rich glioma-inactivated protein 1-like, whose product is MENTRKMPRGSQWLGLLVVASVLLVAVGKKAKQPRCPSLCTCTKDNALCESAVLIPRSFPYDVISLSFVKSEFTEIPKESFIHTPALHLLLFTANNLESINEDAFLGLPHLEYLFIENNQIKSISPHAFRGLKTLVHLSLAYNNLETLPKDLFKGLEALTKLDLRGNQFICDCKLKWLVEWIYSTNATVDQIYCKGPASQLDKKINDLAPQSFDCITTEFASYQSLKFESISVEAFSFGDDQYVVFAQPFTGKCSFLEWDHVEMVFRNFDDIDSASTVICKPLVIDNQLFIIVAQLFGGSHIYKRDISANKFIKLQGIDIVKIRKPNDVETFRIDGETFFIIADSSKAGSTTIYKWNGNGFYSHQSLHPWYRDTDVEYMEISSKPHLILSSSSQRPVIYQWNKNSKAFDRRTDIPEMEDVYSVKHFQVKSDLYICLTRFIGDSKVMRWDGALFRELQTMPSRGSMVFQPFSVGSWQYAILGSDYSFTQVYRWDAKKGEFVHFQELNIQAPRAFSPVSIDNRQFLLASSFKGKTQIYEHLVIDLSN